A stretch of DNA from Halorubrum sp. BOL3-1:
CAACGGGAGACCTCCGGATACACCTTCGGCAGCAGTTACAGGCAGGCATGGCCGGGGGAACCGTACGAAATCGCAGATGGGCCATATCGTCGTTCTATCAGGAATTGGAAAAAATTGCTGGTGAGGGTTATGATATACCTGATTTCGAGAACCCCGCCGAAGACCTTGATACCTCAAGCTGGCAGACTCTAAGCGGCGAGTCAAAGAAAGCAAAGGAATTGAAGGAGGTCTATTATTTAGAGTCGGGGGAAATCGACCGACTGGCAAAGAACGCACCAAACCCGAAGCTCCGCAATGAACTGATTATCCGGCTGCTATATCACACGGGGCTACGGCGAGGTGAACTGGCAGAAACCCGTCTGAAAGACATAGATACAGAGGAACGGGCTATCAATATTCATGCTTCAAAAACTCATCTGAACCGCACCGTCTACTACCAGTCATCTCTTGATACTCTAATGAATCGGTGGGTCAATGTTAAGCGGAAAGCGTTGGCGACAGCTGGAAGTGAGTACCTATTTCCGACATACAAGACAGAGCAAATCAAGCCAAAACAGATTAACAGAACCGTGCGAAAAGCGGCAGACAACGCGGGGCTTCAGGAACAAGTCTACACCAATGCGGAGGGTAACGAACAAATGAAAGTCACCGCTCACGTTCTCCGCCACAGTTTCGCAGTACAGAGTCTCAAGAACGGCATGGACACACGGACGTTACAGAAGCTATTGGGTCATGCTAAGATTGAGACAACCGAGCGGTATCTTCGGCTGGCAAAGTCAGACGTGAGAGACGCCGCACGGAAGTATGGGGCAGGGACAGAGTAGGACTAACGCGGGTCAGATTATGTTCGCCAATAATGGGTTCTAAGCAGTAGAGTTCAACCGAGCCAGTAAGCAGTATAAATCTGGTTAAGAATTAAGAAAATCGTACAGTCTTATCGTCTGCTTTGGATGGTTATACAGTACCTTTCTCTGTATTTGGCCCACAAATGTACCGTCTCCATCCCCCAACAACTCACGATACCCTTCGATAAAGTGTTTCTCACCAAGCCTTTGTAGAGTGTGGTAATCTGCTATGCTTTCTTCAATTCGAAGAGCAATCAAAAAGCCAGTAAATGACAAAATGAAGGGCCATAGAAGCTCAACCAGTATCATAGGAGACGCTCTCCCAAGGACAATGCCAAGAGCTAATTGAAAAATATTATACAAAACTAAGAGTAAAATCGCAAGTAGTCCCCAAAGAATAGTCTTCCATATTATATTCCTATTTTTGTGGCTCAGCTCATGTGACAGAAGCAGTTGCTGCGCCCGAGGAGAGAGAGATTCAGTTTTGGATAGGTTCCAAAGAATTGTGCCGAACGGAGTTGCCTGCGCAAATGCTGGGCAATCTTTATCGAAGGTGTACACTTGGATAGTCTCGTTGAGTAGCGTAATCTCTTTTTTTCCTTGTAAGGTGGTACGTTTTGTAAATATCGCATATATCCACGTTAGGACATATTTAAAGAACTCTACAGGGTTGTAGTTGGGACTCATATAGTAATGGTATGTTTTTAACTATAAACTATTTCTGGAAATTTACAACAGCGGCCCCACGCACCGCAGCGGCCGCCCACACCTTCTCGATGTTCTCCTTCAGACTGTTTGTTCTGCTGAGCCGTCGCCCGCGTGACGTTTCCTGTGTTCCGCCGGCGTTAGTACCTCAACGTTCTCAAGCGTGTTGTGCCACTCTACGCCGCTCTTGTGGTGTACGTGCTTGTCTTCCAACTCGGCCAATTCATCTACTTTCAACGTTGCCAGTAGCCGGTGAACCCGTACTTCATCGTACCTCCCGCTGGCCCGACACCGCCAACGTTCGTAGCCGCTTGGGTTCATGTCGAACGCGGCTGTATCAGGCTTCTCAATATCGAACTTGTTACGCCAGCGGTTGATTGTGGAACTACTAACTCCACACTCAGCGGCTATCTCTGCCTGAGAACGGTCTTCCGCAACGTATTGCTGTTCGAGCCACTCTGCGTTTTTGTACTGTTCGTCGGTCGTGTTCTGCGTAATGCTCATTTAGAAATTGAGTGAAGGCATTACCGTCGAAGGGGGGACGGAAGCGGCTAACAGCCGCAGTCTCCCCCCTGAGACGGGTTACATCCATCAGCCGCGCCAGCGGTCCGGCTACTTCCTAAAGGCTCTTAGACGCGTAACACGGGCGCAGAAATCCGGGTTGTGTTCCCCGTCAGACTGCGTTCCCTCCCGTGGCGGCCTACCACCGAAAGCTGAGACGCGAGAGTCCTGCCTGATTGACATGGACCCATTACCTCAAACGGATGTGAGTACTTGGCCGGAATCCGCCGGCCATCGTTTGTCTGCGTTACCTCCACTACAATGAAAGCACAATCATTTATATAGGGTGGAGGGGGAGAACGGCTAAACAGCCAAGAGACAGCCTAAGATACCGGAACTGTTGGCCCACAATACCCGCAAATATTGCTCCTTCTTTTTCGGTGTCTCCGCAATTTCTACATCGGGAAGGGCGGGAAGAGGAGAAGAGGTGTTCTACAAGATTCTAAGCCTGTCTCTCGCGCGCACAAACTTACCCCCCAAACTCTGACTGAGACGGCTCTGTCAAACAGGCCGGGTTACTAAAGAACGCGCTCACACGCTGTTCCATTGTAACAACCTGAGAGTATTTTTTAGCCTCTATAATATTTTCTTAGGTAGTCTCTATACTAGCGGTTTGTGATGCTGGTACAGCCGGCAGAATCGGGTCGCGCGTAACCAGATATTCATATTATCAGGACAGACAGAGAGACAAGTTCTCTCAATATCACCTGATTTTGTTTGCGTTGTTAATACTGTATAGACTAAAATTACCTCAACCCCGACGTGGAGGTGATAGCCGAGATCAACACCCCGGAGAGCTTCGAGACCTTCGCGGAGAGCCTGAACACCGGCCACGGCGTGATCGGCACGACGCACGCCGAGGACGTCGGGGCGCTGGCCAACCGCCTGCGGGAGCGGGACCTGCCCGCGCGCCTGCTCAGAGAGGTCGACCTCGTCGTCTTCCCCCGGCAGGTCGGCGGCGAGCGCTACGTCTCCCGGGCGATCGAACCGCTCTGCGAGGCCGCGTACGAGGGACTCGACCCCGAGGCGAAGCGGAGTCCGACCGGCGACCCGAAGCGGGGGGGCGCCGGCGTCGTCGAGACCGGCGCCGAGTCCGTCCGGTACAACACGGTCGCGTGGCGCGACGGCGACGGGACCTTCCGGTTCCCGGGCGCGCCGGGCGCCTCCGGCGACGACGCGGCGGACGGGGACGGACCGACCGGCGCGGCGGCGGCCGGCGGGGACGACCGGCGACGCTTCCGCGTCTTCGACCGGATCGCGAGCCGGACCGACCGCGACCGCGAGGCCGTCGCCGCCGAGTTCGAGTCGAAGCGGCGGTACGTCGAGTACCTCGTGCGCGACGGCGTCGACGACCCCGACGAACTCTTCGAGTTCCTCGCCGACCTGCGCACCGACGAGGCGGCGACCGTCGAGCGCGCCGCCCGGACGATGGACCGGAGCGGAGACCGCGAGGGCGACGCGGCGAACGGCGGGAGAAAACCGACGAACTGCGGCGGTAGGCGGAACGACGGGAGCGGGCCGGCGGGACGGAGGCGGTCGTGAGCCGGCGGCGAGCGAGCGGCACGGCCGGGACGAACGCGGACGACGCGCTCGCGGCGGGCGGCCGGCTGGCGGTCGTCGACCGCGTCTGCTACGCGCTGTTCGCGCGCCACGCGAGCGACCGGCGGCACGACGCCGACCGGAAGCGGTACCGCGGGACCGCGCTCGACACCGGCTTCGAGACGTACCTCGCGCGGGCGTACGGCCTCTCGTGGGTCGTCGCGGCCGCCGCCTTCCTCCCGGCGCTGGTCGTCGCGGCCGGCGCGGCCCCAGCGGTCGCGGCCGCGGTCGAGGCGCGGTTCGGCGCGGCGCTGCTCTCCGCGGGGTCGACCGCGTCGCCCGCGCCGACGCCCGACTCGGTCGGGCCGCTCCGCACGGACCGGGCCGCGGTGCTCGTCGCGGTCGCGGCCGCGCTCCTCGCGAAGCGCGTGACCGTGGCGGCCGCCGGTCTCCACCTCCGGTGGGTGGTCGCGACGCGGCGGACGGACATCGAGCGCACCCTCCCCGGGGCGGTGCGGTACCTCGAACTGCTCTCCTCTGGGAGCGACGAGCCGCGGGCGATGCTCCGGAAGGCGGCCGACGGCGACGCGTACGGCGGCACCGCGACCTCGCTGCGAAAGGCGCTCAACGCCGCCCGGCTCGCCGGGAGCCTCGACGAGGGACTGCGGCGCGTCGCCCGCGACACGCCCTCCCGAGAGCTGCTCGCGCCGTTCCTGCTCAAGTTCCGGAGGCACGCGGCCACGGGCGACGCGGCGCTCTCGGAGTTCCTCGCGACCGAGCGCCGAATGTTATCCCACCGCCGGGACCGCGCCCGAAAGCGCGCCCGGCGGTTCCTCGAACTGCTCACGGAGCTGTTCGTCGCCGTGTTGGTGTTGCCGGCGCTGCTCGTCATCGGCGCGACAGCGCTGTCGGTCGTCATCCCGGAACTGCTCCCGCCGGTGTCGACGCCCGTCGGCGTCGTGCCGACCCGCGCGGTCGTCCTCTACGGCGCGGTCGCGTTCCTCGTCGCGTTCGGACTCGCGGCCGCGGTCGCGGTCGGCACGCTCCGCCCGCCGAGCCAGCGGCCGAGCTACGAGGTCCCCGCGAACCCGCGGGCGGTTCTCGCGACCGCCGGCCGCAACCCCGCGAACACTGCGGTCGTCGCCGCGGGGCCGGCCGTCGCGCTCGCGCTCTGGCTCGCGGTCGCGGGATACACGCTCGTCAACGTCGCCCTCCTCGCGTACGCCGCCTTCGCGGTACCGGTCGGCGTCGTCGCCGCGCGGCGCACTCGGATCGACGACGCGAAGGACCGCGAGCTGGCGGACTTCGTCCACGCCGTCTCGGGGCACGTCGCGCAGGGGCGCCCGCTCGCCGAGGCGGTCGACGCGGTCGCGCGCGACGTCGACCTCGGCGTCCTCGACGACGACGTGGCCGACCTCGCGTTCGCGCTGCGGTCGACGACCGCGACCGGGGGAGCGCGGACGGGAGGAGACGAGACAGGGGAGTCGACCGACGTCCGGGCGGCCGCCGTCGAGCGGTTCGTCGACCGTGTTGGGACCCCGCTCGCGGCCGGGACGCTCGGTCTCGTCACGGGGGCGCTGAACGCCGGCGGCGACGCCGACGCGGTCTTCGAGACGCTCCGGATCGAGGTCGGGCGGCTCTACAGCGAGCAGCGCGCGCTCCGGTCGTCGATGCAACCGTACATCGCGGTCGGCTGGGCCGCGGCGGTCCTCGTCGCGGGCGTCGTCGCGGTCGTGAACACGCAGGTGGTCGACGCCGCGCGGCTCGCGGAGATCGCGGCCGCGTCGGAGGCGGTGACGGAGCCGGAGGGAGTGTACCCCGAACTGGAGCGCTTCCGGCTGTACGTCGTCACGCAGGCGACCGTGCTCGCGTCCGGGTGGTTCGCTGGCACGGCGGCGCGCGGGAAGTACGCCGCGCTGCTCCACTCCGGCGCGCTGGTGGCGTGCTGTTACGTCGTGTTCACCGTGGGCGGGCTGGTGTGAACGTCCTCGGCGTCCGGCTCACCGCCGCCGCAGCTCCGTCGACGGGTCGGCGTGTTCGTCCTCGTGACGGAGACAGCGGCTCCGGTGGTCCGCTCCGTCGACCGCGTGTGCGTCGACCTCGCCGTCCTCGCAGACGGAGCCGAACTCCTCTGCGAGGAGGTCTGCCGCCGCGCCCGGCGAGGAAGCTCCCCGTTCGACGGCAGCGTCGACCGTCGCCGCGACGTCGTCCGGGAGGTCGATGTCGCCGAACAGGTCCGTTGCGAGCGTTCGAATCGTGTCATCACCCCCGATCCCGAGCCGGCGTCGGACCGTCCGCGCCAGCGAGAACTGGGTCCGCGACCGCTCGCGGAGGACCGCTCGGAACGCCTCGATCGCCTCCCACGCCTCGGCCGACAGGTCGGCCGTCTCGGCCGCCCGGATATTCACCGGGCACCGCGTCGAGAACGGACATCCAGAGGGCGGATACCGCGGGTTCGGGGGTGACCCCCGGAGCGTGACCCGGTCCAACGACTCTGGCTTCGGCGTCGTCGACCCCGGGATCGCGGAGAGCAGCGACAGCGTGTACGGGTTCGCGGGCGCGTCGAACACCGCCTCGGTCGGGCCGATCTCAAGGAGGTTCCCGAGGTACATCACGGCGACGCGGTCGGTGATGTGGCGCACCACGGAAAGATCGTGGGCGATGAACAGCATCGTGATGTCGAGCGTCTCCTGGATCTCCCGTAGGAGGTTGATAATCCGGGCCTGTACCGAGACGTCGAGCGCGCTGACCGGCTCGTCCAAGACGAGGAATTCGGGGCTCAACGCGAGGGCCCGCGCGATCCCGACCCGCTGGCGTTGCCCACCGGAGAACTGGTGGGGATACCGGTAGAAGTGCTCTTCGAGCAGCCCGACCCGGTCGAGCAGTTCGAACACACGGTCTTCCCGTTCGCTCGGCGTCCCCCAGTCGTGTGCCTCCAGCGGCTCCTTGACGATCTGGCCGACGGTCATCCGGTCGTTCAGGCTCTCTTCGGGGTCCTGAAACACGACGCCGACCTCACGCTGCCACTCCCGGAGTCCGCCCCCGGACAGCTCCGTCACGTCGCGGCCGTTGGCGATCACCGACCCGCCCGTCGCGGTTTCTAACCCGGCAAGCGTCCGCCCCAGCGTCGTCTTTCCGCAGCCGGACTCGCCGACGAGCCCGAGGATCTCGCCACGGCGGATCTCGAAGGAGACGCCGTCGACCGCGCGCACCGGCGGGTCCCTGTCGAGGACGCCGTCGTCCCCGTAGTACTTCCGCAGGCCGTCGATCTCGACGAACGACTCGGAGCGGTCGGGTTCCGGCGACCGCGGGCCCGTCGCACCGTCGGACGCGTCGGTAGCGGCGGCCGCGTCGGTGACGGCTGTCGCGGTCGCGTCGGCACCCGCTTTCGCGTCTCCGCCCTCCTTCGCGTCGGTGACTGACGCCACGTCAGTAACGCTCGGCTCCGTGAGGTCGTGAACGAAACACGCCACGGAGCCGTCGCCGTCGGCGCGCGCGACGTGCTCCGGGACGGCGTTCGAGCAGACCTCGCCCGCCGCCGGGCACCGGGGCGCGAACCGGCAGTTCGTCGCCTGCTCCGTCGGGGTCGGCACCTCGCCGTCGATCGTCGGAAGGGTCGCCGCCGCCGACGAGCGGCCGGGAACGCTCTCCAACAGCGCACGGGTGTACGGGTGCTGCGGGTCCGCGAAGAGCGCGTCCGTCGAGGCCCGTTCGACGACGTTGCCCGCGTAGATCACGTTGACGCGGTCCGCCGTCTCCTCGATCACGCCCATGTCGTGGGTGATAAAGAGGATCGCGAGGTCCTCGCGGCGCTGTAGGTCGTCGAGGAGGTCGAGTATCTGCGCCTGGATCGTCACGTCGAGCGCGGTCGTCGGTTCGTCGCAGACGAGGAGGTCCGGGTCACAGGCCAACGCGATCGCGATCATCGCCCGTTGTTGCATCCCGCCGGAGAACTGGTGTGGATACTCGTCGACGCGGCGCGCGGCGTCGGGGATCCCCACGGATTCGAGCAGCTCGATCGCCCGCGACCGCGCCGCCGCCCCGGTGAGGTCCCGATGGATCCGGAGCGCCTCGCGGATCTGGTTGCCGACCGTGTACACCGGGTTGATGGAGTTTAATGGGTCCTGAAAGACGATCGCGATGTCGCCGCGGGCGTCCTCCCACCCGCGCTCGACGAGGTCGGTCCCGTCGAACCGGATCGAGCCCTCCTCGATCGCGCCCGGCGAGTCGACGAGTCCGAGAATCGAGCGCGCGGTGACCGACTTCCCGGACCCGGACTCGCCGACCAGACCGACGGTCTCGCCCGCTCGGATGTCGAACGAGACCCCGTCGACGGCGTGTATCGTCTCCTTACCGGTCCGGAACACGGTCCGGAGGTCGCGTACCTCTAAGAGCGCGTCCCCGTCGGCGTCCCGGTCGCGGGTGACGTCCGACCGACTCATTCGAGACCACCCACGAAGGGCTCGATGTCGTCGTGTTCCAAGCGGACTCCGACCCGTCCGTCGACGCCGCGGAGCCGCGTTCGGGCGCGCCCGGCGGCGTCGGCACAGTCCACGAGACGATCGCGACCGACCCCGCCCGCGACGAGTACGACCGGTCCGTCGGTCGCGTGGACGGTGAGCAGGTACAGCCGATGGCCGACGGCGTCGCCGTACTGAATCTCGGTGCGGGAGATGTCCGCCCCGTCGACGCGGCGCCGGAGCGCGTCGACCGTGTCTCCCGGGACGGTGAAGACGAACTCGACCGGGCCGTCGCCCGGCGCGTGGACGGTCCCGTGGTCGGCGACGGCCTCGATGACGGGCGTCCCGTCCGACCGGTGCGCCTCCGCGGCCGCTGCGAGCTGCTCTCGGATCCGATTCCACGCCGTCGTGAGCGGTGATTCGACCGTCATGTGATCAGCCTCCCGCGCCGCTGGCCGCGGCGCTCGCCTCCTCCTCGTTGCCGATGTCTGTCTCCGCGTCGATCGCGTCGCGGATGCCGTCTCCGAGCGCGTTAAATCCCGTGACGACGATCACGATCAGGACGCCGGGCATCACGGCGATGTGCCAGGAGACGGTCGTCAACAGCGGCTGTCCCACGTTGACGAGTCTGCCCCACTCCGGCGTCGGCGGGGTGATCCCGAGCCCGAGGAAAGAGAGTCCGGCGGCCGCGATGATGATTCCGCCGAGACTCATCGAGGCGTAGACCAACAGGTAGCCGACGATGTACGGCAGGATGTGTCGGCGCATCGTCGTTCGCGGCGCGAGCCCGTAGCTGTCCGCTGCATCGACCCACGTTCGTTCGGACACCTGTAAGGCCGGTCCGCGGACGGCGCGCCACAGCGACGGCCACCCGGTGAGCGCGAAGATGAGCGCGAGCAGGGCCGCGCCGCTGTACAGCTCGGCGATCCACGTCTGCGAGAGGACCACCGACAACAAGATTACGACGAGCAGCTGCGGCAGCGACTGCGTCGCGTCGCTCACCAAGACGATCGCGAGGTCGACGAGTCCGCCGTAGTACGCGCTCACGAGCGCGAGGGTTATCGCGACGACCCCGCTGATGCCGATCGCGACGAGCCCGATGAAAAGCGAGACGCGCGCGCCGAGCGCGACCTGCGTGAACAGGTCCTGTCCCTCGGGGAGCGTTCCGAAGGGGTGGAACCGGTCGTAGTCGTCGTAAGTCATCGGCCCGACATTTCGGTCTTCGATCCCCTGTGACGT
This window harbors:
- a CDS encoding ABC transporter ATP-binding protein, with product MSRSDVTRDRDADGDALLEVRDLRTVFRTGKETIHAVDGVSFDIRAGETVGLVGESGSGKSVTARSILGLVDSPGAIEEGSIRFDGTDLVERGWEDARGDIAIVFQDPLNSINPVYTVGNQIREALRIHRDLTGAAARSRAIELLESVGIPDAARRVDEYPHQFSGGMQQRAMIAIALACDPDLLVCDEPTTALDVTIQAQILDLLDDLQRREDLAILFITHDMGVIEETADRVNVIYAGNVVERASTDALFADPQHPYTRALLESVPGRSSAAATLPTIDGEVPTPTEQATNCRFAPRCPAAGEVCSNAVPEHVARADGDGSVACFVHDLTEPSVTDVASVTDAKEGGDAKAGADATATAVTDAAAATDASDGATGPRSPEPDRSESFVEIDGLRKYYGDDGVLDRDPPVRAVDGVSFEIRRGEILGLVGESGCGKTTLGRTLAGLETATGGSVIANGRDVTELSGGGLREWQREVGVVFQDPEESLNDRMTVGQIVKEPLEAHDWGTPSEREDRVFELLDRVGLLEEHFYRYPHQFSGGQRQRVGIARALALSPEFLVLDEPVSALDVSVQARIINLLREIQETLDITMLFIAHDLSVVRHITDRVAVMYLGNLLEIGPTEAVFDAPANPYTLSLLSAIPGSTTPKPESLDRVTLRGSPPNPRYPPSGCPFSTRCPVNIRAAETADLSAEAWEAIEAFRAVLRERSRTQFSLARTVRRRLGIGGDDTIRTLATDLFGDIDLPDDVAATVDAAVERGASSPGAAADLLAEEFGSVCEDGEVDAHAVDGADHRSRCLRHEDEHADPSTELRRR
- a CDS encoding helix-turn-helix domain-containing protein gives rise to the protein MSITQNTTDEQYKNAEWLEQQYVAEDRSQAEIAAECGVSSSTINRWRNKFDIEKPDTAAFDMNPSGYERWRCRASGRYDEVRVHRLLATLKVDELAELEDKHVHHKSGVEWHNTLENVEVLTPAEHRKRHAGDGSAEQTV
- a CDS encoding type II secretion system F family protein; protein product: MSRRRASGTAGTNADDALAAGGRLAVVDRVCYALFARHASDRRHDADRKRYRGTALDTGFETYLARAYGLSWVVAAAAFLPALVVAAGAAPAVAAAVEARFGAALLSAGSTASPAPTPDSVGPLRTDRAAVLVAVAAALLAKRVTVAAAGLHLRWVVATRRTDIERTLPGAVRYLELLSSGSDEPRAMLRKAADGDAYGGTATSLRKALNAARLAGSLDEGLRRVARDTPSRELLAPFLLKFRRHAATGDAALSEFLATERRMLSHRRDRARKRARRFLELLTELFVAVLVLPALLVIGATALSVVIPELLPPVSTPVGVVPTRAVVLYGAVAFLVAFGLAAAVAVGTLRPPSQRPSYEVPANPRAVLATAGRNPANTAVVAAGPAVALALWLAVAGYTLVNVALLAYAAFAVPVGVVAARRTRIDDAKDRELADFVHAVSGHVAQGRPLAEAVDAVARDVDLGVLDDDVADLAFALRSTTATGGARTGGDETGESTDVRAAAVERFVDRVGTPLAAGTLGLVTGALNAGGDADAVFETLRIEVGRLYSEQRALRSSMQPYIAVGWAAAVLVAGVVAVVNTQVVDAARLAEIAAASEAVTEPEGVYPELERFRLYVVTQATVLASGWFAGTAARGKYAALLHSGALVACCYVVFTVGGLV
- a CDS encoding ABC transporter permease, with the protein product MTDTDTTRPDSGRLASRVRDRFSATPTRTWLLAGAVLLLLELGTVLQSVAGILPLGSGLTQLAGEIPVLLSRETIPNQGTYIPGSGWQGTFFDWQGTFLNWQGTFLGLSPARAWGLRVAVTYLYGAAVLYWLWRGYLLYRSQYRTADWTPFDDVIRRFRRHRWGQFGLVVVLAFLILAVFAPVLGPTTLDQNSIDPYSHELEYHDEATGEIETITVGAANRDSTSQGIEDRNVGPMTYDDYDRFHPFGTLPEGQDLFTQVALGARVSLFIGLVAIGISGVVAITLALVSAYYGGLVDLAIVLVSDATQSLPQLLVVILLSVVLSQTWIAELYSGAALLALIFALTGWPSLWRAVRGPALQVSERTWVDAADSYGLAPRTTMRRHILPYIVGYLLVYASMSLGGIIIAAAGLSFLGLGITPPTPEWGRLVNVGQPLLTTVSWHIAVMPGVLIVIVVTGFNALGDGIRDAIDAETDIGNEEEASAAASGAGG
- a CDS encoding tyrosine-type recombinase/integrase; protein product: MNTESVIAEFRDRQLTKKAESTASSYTNTVENWAEWLANPEQKDYDVNRRDRNSKTLYNATTGDLRIHLRQQLQAGMAGGTVRNRRWAISSFYQELEKIAGEGYDIPDFENPAEDLDTSSWQTLSGESKKAKELKEVYYLESGEIDRLAKNAPNPKLRNELIIRLLYHTGLRRGELAETRLKDIDTEERAINIHASKTHLNRTVYYQSSLDTLMNRWVNVKRKALATAGSEYLFPTYKTEQIKPKQINRTVRKAADNAGLQEQVYTNAEGNEQMKVTAHVLRHSFAVQSLKNGMDTRTLQKLLGHAKIETTERYLRLAKSDVRDAARKYGAGTE